One window of Globicephala melas chromosome 2, mGloMel1.2, whole genome shotgun sequence genomic DNA carries:
- the VCPKMT gene encoding protein N-lysine methyltransferase METTL21D isoform X1: MRRFRAQGKPWPAAGPRRWNVAFRSLCLRARAMAPTPPPGGAGPLARRGPGRSCGCDVTALDTQCCRAAMAAPLESSGEEQLRNFVRVLEKRDGTVLRLQQYGSGGVGCVVWDAAIVLSKYLETPGFSGDGAHALSRRSVLELGSGTGAVGLMAATLGADVIVTDLEELQDLLKMNINMNKHLVTGSVQAKVLKWGEEIEDFPSPPDYILMADCIYYEESLEPLLKTLKDLSGSETCIICCYEQRTMGKNPEIEKKYFELLQLDFDFEKIPLEKHDEEYRSEDIHILYIRKKKSKFPS, translated from the exons ATGAGGCGGTTCCGCGCGCAGGGTAAGCCTTGGCCTGCGGCTGGGCCACGCCGGTGGAACGTCGCCTTCCGGTCTTTGTGTCTTCGCGCACGCGCTATGGCGCCAACTCCGCCTCCTGGAGGCGCCGGGCCCCTTGCAAGGCGGGGCCCGGGGCGGTCTTGTGGGTGTGACGTCACTGCGCTCGATACTCAGTGTTGCCGGGCGGCGATGGCGGCTCCCCTGGAGTCCTCCGGGGAGGAGCAACTGCGGAACTTTGTGCGAGTTTTGGAGAAGCGAGATGGCACGGTGTTACGACTACAGCAGTACGGCTCCGGCGGCGTGGGTTGCGTTGTTTGGGACGCTGCCATCGTCCTTTCTAAATACCTGGAAACGCCCGGGTTTTCCGGCGATGGGGCCCACGCGCTGAGCCGGCGGTCGGTGCTGGAGCTGGGCTCTGGCACCGGGGCCGTGGGGCTCATGGCTGCTACCCTCGG GGCAGATGTCATAGTCACCGACCTAGAGGAATTGCAAGACTTGCTGAAGATGAATATTAATATGAACAAGCATCTTGTCACTGGTTCTGTTCAAGCCAAGGTACTGAAATG GGGGGAAGAAATAGAAGACTTTCCTTCTCCTCCAGACTACATCCTGATGGCCGACTGCATATACTATGAAGAG TCTTTGGAGCCACTGTTGAAAACCCTAAAAGATCTCAGTGGATCTGAGACTTGTATTATATGTTGTTATGAACAACGAACAATGGGAAAAAATCCAGAAAtcgagaaaaaatattttgag ctTCTTCAACTAGACTTTGACTTTGAAAAAATTCCTTTGGAAAAACATGATGAAGAATATCGAAGTGAAGATATTCACATTTTAtacatcagaaagaaaaaatcg aaatTTCCGTCGTGA
- the VCPKMT gene encoding protein N-lysine methyltransferase METTL21D isoform X2 — MRRFRAQGKPWPAAGPRRWNVAFRSLCLRARAMAPTPPPGGAGPLARRGPGRSCGCDVTALDTQCCRAAMAAPLESSGEEQLRNFVRVLEKRDGTVLRLQQYGSGGVGCVVWDAAIVLSKYLETPGFSGDGAHALSRRSVLELGSGTGAVGLMAATLGADVIVTDLEELQDLLKMNINMNKHLVTGSVQAKSLEPLLKTLKDLSGSETCIICCYEQRTMGKNPEIEKKYFELLQLDFDFEKIPLEKHDEEYRSEDIHILYIRKKKSKFPS, encoded by the exons ATGAGGCGGTTCCGCGCGCAGGGTAAGCCTTGGCCTGCGGCTGGGCCACGCCGGTGGAACGTCGCCTTCCGGTCTTTGTGTCTTCGCGCACGCGCTATGGCGCCAACTCCGCCTCCTGGAGGCGCCGGGCCCCTTGCAAGGCGGGGCCCGGGGCGGTCTTGTGGGTGTGACGTCACTGCGCTCGATACTCAGTGTTGCCGGGCGGCGATGGCGGCTCCCCTGGAGTCCTCCGGGGAGGAGCAACTGCGGAACTTTGTGCGAGTTTTGGAGAAGCGAGATGGCACGGTGTTACGACTACAGCAGTACGGCTCCGGCGGCGTGGGTTGCGTTGTTTGGGACGCTGCCATCGTCCTTTCTAAATACCTGGAAACGCCCGGGTTTTCCGGCGATGGGGCCCACGCGCTGAGCCGGCGGTCGGTGCTGGAGCTGGGCTCTGGCACCGGGGCCGTGGGGCTCATGGCTGCTACCCTCGG GGCAGATGTCATAGTCACCGACCTAGAGGAATTGCAAGACTTGCTGAAGATGAATATTAATATGAACAAGCATCTTGTCACTGGTTCTGTTCAAGCCAAG TCTTTGGAGCCACTGTTGAAAACCCTAAAAGATCTCAGTGGATCTGAGACTTGTATTATATGTTGTTATGAACAACGAACAATGGGAAAAAATCCAGAAAtcgagaaaaaatattttgag ctTCTTCAACTAGACTTTGACTTTGAAAAAATTCCTTTGGAAAAACATGATGAAGAATATCGAAGTGAAGATATTCACATTTTAtacatcagaaagaaaaaatcg aaatTTCCGTCGTGA